From Penicillium psychrofluorescens genome assembly, chromosome: 6, one genomic window encodes:
- a CDS encoding uncharacterized protein (ID:PFLUO_009190-T1.cds;~source:funannotate), which yields MSAELQQVLKVWDRTRTNSPIYEFLLDAIDVYDAEKGVVRARLQVGPRHLNSKGTLHGAFSATVTDWAGGLSIAACGLDATGVSTDIHVNYLSTATMGDWLEIEGRANKVGKSLAFTTVSISKKTESGLSPVAQGSHTNKPTPSQDPESPVKSAPSNGNTLPTQSSIAGVAIPQELIDYSLNFLSTSSNERLLGVFVALALVTYIILGRIGLLLIGVAVGVILHASWEGPGQDAAGDGSRARRSSKRKELALELSHRLLDWPARNAPAEAENEDGAPLNALEDLSSLDLEYSTFQPATGAALRTLTDAVIKDYVKYWYEPILPSESTFPLSCRRILTHFVTSMSSHVSRKRTEDTFLQFLTNSSSIIIVFLNELAAAFAAVPSPSMEAEKVVEHYLMQCPDSSLANILSEQQQRKKLNMIADDILSSYLESKSYSCSSVRDFCREVFAGVVLRSTVISMARPEFINGWIIYLLEDGESEIMHAIDAGVEGARNQSVSAPLSNPTLDSTPKSTENRRSQVNKDTEEAMLEAKRLSALMASQDTQISDPERPPEVNQPLMISTLGAEKPQELVASTVKSDGGANTSQPNSPSMPHLTLHGALVLVDYSSTANDKGTIKSRPSGDYLLQVEPASSGSTGWMVFRKYADFQSLHEMLETVSRLNRIQAFSERYPILPHWKGKTRQGLARELEKYLQDALKHESLAETERIRRFLERDGGSGSEATSAAKPGFSFPNQTAFENMGKGVLGALTNAPKGVAGGGKAVFDGVTGVFGGVAGNSRKPASTTAPSSFHLPSPSKTDNEALSVTGSTSGMSRAASYEADRQSSDRPISILSSEPGGSPALVPSPSDSSFEITKAESSMDPPASEITDGANQTTSTGDVRASVSTLAHSDGRVSLESTSRPSGLDPKEGIEASEPVSRPNPEHSEPAATTTQGTRKQGSPITADETQIAVELIFAVINELYTLSSAWNIRRTLLNAAKSYILRPGSPTLETIRTLLQDSMIETHTSDEALGEYLTKLRENALPTEEELGTWPAPPGEQEKAELREKARKLFVQRGIPQALTSVMGAAASREALEKIFDSLQVDTVARGFVFSVMLQGLRVLAL from the exons ATGAGCGCCGAACTCCAGCAGGTCCTCAAAGTCTGGGATCGGACGCGTACCAACAGCCCCATCTACGAGTTCCTTCTCGACGCCATTGATGTATATGACGCCGAGAAGGGCGTTGTCCGCGCCCGTCTCCAGGTCGGACCTCGCCACCTGAACTCCAAGGGCACGCTGCACGGGGCCTTTTCGGCGACCGTGACGGATTGGGCGGGTGGTCTCTCCATTGCGGCGTGTGGGCTGGATGCCACGGGGGTCAGCACCGACATCCACGTCAACTATCTGTCCACGGCGACCATGGGCGACTGGCTCGAGATTGAGGGCCGGGCAAACAAAGTGGGCAAATCGCTGGCCTTCACGACGGtgtccatctccaagaagaccgagtcTGGGCTGTCCCCGGTGGCGCAGGGCTCGCACACCAA CAAACCCACGCCATCCCAGGATCCGGAATCGCCGGTCAAGAGCGCGCCCAGTAATGGCAACACTCTTCCAACCCAATCCTCCATCGCGGGCGTCGCGATACCCCAAGAACTCATCGATTACTCTCTCAACTTCCTCTCCACGTCCAGCAACGAGCGCCTGCTCGGTGTATTCGTcgccctggccctggtcaCCTACATCATCCTCGGTCGAATCGGGCTGCTCCTGATCGGAGTCGCCGTAGGAGTCATCCTACATGCCTCCTGGGAGGGGCCCGGCCAGGATGCGGCGGGCGACGGGTCGCGTGCACGAAGATCCAGCAAGCGCAAAGAGCTTGCGCTAGAGTTGTCGCACCGGTTGCTCGACTGGCCGGCTCGGAACGCCCCTGCCGAGGCTGAAAATGAAGATGGCGCGCCGTTGAATGCGCTGGAGGATTTGTCGAGCCTGGACTTGGAATACTCGACCTTCCAGCCCGCGACGGGTGCTGCGTTAAGGACGCTCACCGATGCAGTCATCAAAGACTATGTGAA ATACTGGTACGAGCCCATTCTACCCTCCGAATCGACCTTCCCGCTATCCTGCCGACGCATCTTGACTCACTTCGTCACGTCCATGTCCTCTCACGTCTCGCGCAAGCGAACCGAGGACACCTTCCTTCAATTCCTGACCaactcctcgtccatcatcatcgtgTTCCTGAATGAACTCGCTGCGGCGTTTGCCGCTGTCCCTTCTCCGTCCATGGAAGCCGAGAAGGTTGTGGAGCACTACCTTATGCAATGCCCAGATAGCAGTTTGGCAAATATTCTGTCcgagcaacagcagcgcaagaagctgAACATGATTGCGGATGATATCCTGTCCAGCTACCTCGAGTCCAAATCGTACAGTTGCTCCTCTGTCCGAGACTTCTGTCGTGAGGTGTTCGCAGGTGTTGTCCTCCGGTCCACCGTCATCAGCATGGCTCGCCCCGAATTCATCAATGGGTGGATTATCTATCTTCTTGAAGACGGGGAGTCTGAAATCATGCATGCGATCGATGCTGGTGTCGAAGGTGCACGAAACCAGAGTGTCAGTGCCCCTCTGAGCAATCCGACTTTGGATTCGACGCCCAAATCAACCGAAAACCGGCGGAGCCAGGTGAATAAAGACACGGAGGAAGCCATGCTTGAGGCAAAGCGGTTAAGCGCACTAATGGCATCTCAAGATACGCAGATTTCGGACCCTGAACGACCGCCTGAAGTCAATCAGCCCCTCATGATCTCTACTCTCGGTGCCGAGAAACCACAGGAATTGGTTGCAAGTACAGTGAAAAGTGACGGAGGCGCCAACACCAGTCAACCAAATTCTCCCTCCATGCCACATTTGACACTGCATGGCGCACTTGTATTGGTGGATTATAGTTCTACGGCTAATGACAAAGGAACTATCAAGTCGCGACCGTCGGGAGATTATTTGCTACAGGTTGAGCCCGCATCTAGCGGATCCACTGGATGGATGGTATTCCGAAAATACGCGGATTTTCAGTCTCTTCATGAAATGCTCGAGACCGTTTCACGCCTGAACCGGATTCAAGCCTTTTCTGAGCGGTACCCTATCCTGCCCCACTGGAAAGGCAAAACGAGGCAGGGTCTGGCtcgggagctggagaaatATCTGCAGGATGCCTTGAAGCACGAATCCCTTGCCGAGACTGAGCGCATACGACGATTCTTGGAGAGAGATGGCGGCTCTGGCAGCGAAGCGACCAGTGCTGCCAAGCCagggttttctttcccaaACCAAACCGCCTTCGAGAACATGGGCAAGGGCGTCTTGGGCGCGCTCACCAATGCCCCCAAGGGCGTGGCTGGGGGTGGCAAAGCCGTCTTCGATGGAGTGACCGGGGTATTCGGGGGCGTCGCTGGAAACAGTCGAAAGCCTGCTAGTACCACCGCGCCTTCATCATTTCATCTGCCGAGTCCGTCGAAAACTGATAATGAGGCCCTCTCCGTCACTGGAAGCACCAGCGGCATGAGCCGTGCGGCTTCATATGAAGCAGACCGCCAGTCTAGTGACCGCCCTATTTCTATACTATCCAGTGAACCGGGAGGGTCTCCTGCGCTGGTGCCCTCGCCGAGTGATTCCTCTTTTGAAATTACCAAGGCTGAATCTTCGATGGATCCACCAGCCAGTGAGATCACCGATGGCGCAAACCAGACAACAAGTACAGGCGATGTCCGGGCCTCTGTGTCTACGCTCGCACATTCAGACGGCCGCGTTTCGCTGGAATCTACTAGCCGTCCCTCCGGGCTAGATCCGAAAGAGGGTATTGAAGCCTCTGAGCCCGTGAGCCGGCCAAATCCCGAGCACAGCGAGCCTGCCGCTACTACTACTCAAGGAACCCGCAAGCAGGGTAGCCCTATCACAGCCGACGAGACTCAGATCGCAGTGGAGCTGATCTTTGCTGTTATCAACGAGCTCTATACTCTGTCCTCTGCGTGGAACATCCGCCGGACGCTGCTGAACGCGGCCAAGTCATATATTCTGCGTCCTGGAAGCCCGACCTTGGAGACGATCCGCACTCTGCTGCAGGACTCGATGATCGAGACCCATACGTCGGACGAGGCGCTGGGGGAGTACCTCACCAAGCTTCGGGAGAACGCGCTCCCCACAGAGGAAGAACTAGGCACCTGGCCTGCGCCACCCGGCGAACAAGAGAAGGCTGAGCTACGGGAGAAGGCGCGAAAGCTGTTCGTGCAGAGAGGGATCCCGCAGGCGCTAACGAGCGTTATGGGGGCGGCTGCCAGCCGGGAagcgctggagaagatcttcGACAGTCTCCAGGTGGACACGGTGGCCCGGGGCTTTGTGTTCTCGGTCATGCTGCAGGGCTTGCGGGTGCTCGCCCTCTGA